A single window of Polaribacter sp. SA4-10 DNA harbors:
- the hemC gene encoding hydroxymethylbilane synthase encodes MQKIIRIGTRDSQLALWQANKVRKELKELGYESVLVPMKSTGDIVLDKPLYEMGVTGIFTKILDVAMLKGDIDIAVHSLKDVPTVLPEGIIQAAVLRRDDYSDVLIFKGTEEFFGEQNGVIATGSLRRKAMWLNRYPTHTVVGLRGNVNTRLDKLENSDWNGAIFAAAGLYRIGKKPEDAISLSWMIPAPGQGAIMVTCLDNDDYSLDACEQLNHKETEICTTVEREFLNLLEGGCTAPIGALAYIDGKTEEVNFKGVLLKKDGSKKITVNKNAKVGSHEFLAKDCADYVINRGGKELMLEDEEVSANLQTVYSTKKLSELQKETLSNTIGIEDSDFIKIRFNRIPAKVMKNEIENVIITSQNGVESLLNSFTKNEMNFKNIYCVGRRTKKLIENRIGKVTHVAKNAKVLAEYLSKELESKQVTYFCSNVRLDVLPASLKAQNITVNEVEAYKTMLSPIKLDDSVSGVLFYSPSGIESYLKENTTDKVAFCIGETTAVEARKHFKNVEVANLPSVDSVLEMVNTHFTSPS; translated from the coding sequence AGAAAATAATAAGAATAGGAACTCGCGATAGCCAATTAGCGCTTTGGCAAGCAAACAAAGTGCGTAAAGAATTAAAAGAGTTAGGCTATGAATCCGTATTAGTTCCTATGAAATCTACAGGAGATATTGTTTTAGACAAGCCTTTGTATGAAATGGGAGTTACAGGAATTTTTACGAAAATTTTAGATGTTGCTATGTTAAAGGGTGATATTGATATTGCTGTACATTCGTTAAAAGATGTGCCTACCGTTTTACCAGAAGGAATTATACAAGCTGCCGTGCTAAGACGTGATGATTATTCTGATGTTTTAATATTTAAAGGGACTGAAGAGTTTTTTGGAGAACAAAATGGAGTTATTGCTACTGGAAGTTTAAGAAGAAAAGCGATGTGGTTAAATAGGTATCCAACACATACAGTAGTAGGTTTAAGAGGAAATGTAAATACACGTTTAGATAAACTAGAAAACAGTGATTGGAATGGAGCCATTTTTGCTGCAGCTGGATTATATAGAATAGGAAAAAAACCAGAAGATGCAATTAGTCTTTCTTGGATGATTCCTGCACCAGGACAAGGTGCAATTATGGTAACATGTTTAGATAATGATGATTATTCTTTAGATGCATGTGAGCAATTAAATCATAAAGAAACAGAAATTTGTACCACTGTAGAACGTGAGTTTTTAAATTTATTAGAAGGTGGTTGTACTGCACCAATAGGAGCTTTGGCTTATATAGATGGAAAAACAGAAGAAGTTAATTTTAAAGGAGTTTTATTAAAAAAAGACGGTTCTAAAAAAATTACAGTTAATAAAAACGCCAAAGTAGGAAGTCATGAATTTTTAGCAAAAGATTGTGCAGATTACGTAATTAATAGAGGTGGTAAAGAGCTGATGTTAGAAGATGAAGAGGTTTCTGCTAATTTACAAACGGTCTATTCAACAAAAAAACTTTCAGAACTTCAAAAAGAAACATTATCAAATACAATTGGTATTGAAGACAGCGATTTTATTAAAATACGTTTTAATAGAATCCCTGCTAAAGTGATGAAAAATGAGATTGAAAATGTAATCATTACAAGTCAGAATGGAGTGGAATCACTTTTAAATTCTTTCACCAAAAATGAAATGAATTTCAAGAATATTTATTGTGTTGGTAGAAGAACAAAAAAACTGATTGAAAATAGAATTGGTAAAGTTACGCACGTTGCAAAGAATGCAAAAGTACTAGCAGAATATTTATCAAAAGAATTAGAGAGTAAACAAGTTACCTATTTCTGTAGTAATGTAAGATTAGATGTTTTACCAGCTTCTTTAAAGGCTCAGAATATTACTGTTAATGAAGTTGAAGCATATAAAACAATGTTAAGTCCTATTAAACTTGATGATTCAGTTTCTGGAGTTTTGTTTTATAGTCCATCAGGAATTGAAAGTTACTTAAAAGAAAATACAACAGATAAAGTTGCTTTTTGTATTGGAGAAACTACAGCAGTAGAAGCTAGAAAACATTTTAAAAATGTAGAAGTTGCAAATTTACCAAGTGTTGATAGTGTGTTAGAAATGGTAAATACTCATTTTACAAGCCCATCCTAA